Proteins encoded within one genomic window of Micromonospora halotolerans:
- a CDS encoding NAD-dependent epimerase/dehydratase family protein, producing the protein MSGLEAEVPRRVVVTGAAGKLGRAVVAHLRAAGVDVLAVDRAGGRDPRDVDGEFLLVDLTDYGQVVEAFTGGADEHAGGVGAVVHLAAVPAPGLLPNAVTFANNSAATYNVFAAARAAGIKRVVWASSETVLGLPFDTPPPYAPVDEEYPPRPESTYSLNKTLEEEMARHFCRWDPELVMVGLRFSNVMDVEDYAGFPAFQADPRLRRWNLWGYIDARDGARAVERALAHNRPGADVFIIANADTVMTRSSAALMAEVYPDVEIRGELGEHETLLSIDKARRVLGYEPRHSWRDHVDPAG; encoded by the coding sequence ATGAGTGGTCTCGAAGCAGAAGTTCCCCGGCGTGTCGTCGTCACCGGCGCGGCCGGAAAGCTCGGTCGCGCCGTGGTCGCGCACCTGCGCGCGGCGGGCGTCGACGTGCTCGCGGTCGACCGCGCCGGCGGGCGCGACCCGCGTGACGTCGACGGCGAGTTCCTCCTGGTCGACCTCACCGACTACGGGCAGGTGGTGGAGGCGTTCACCGGCGGCGCCGACGAGCACGCCGGCGGTGTGGGGGCGGTGGTGCACCTGGCGGCGGTCCCGGCGCCCGGGCTGCTGCCCAACGCGGTGACCTTCGCGAACAACTCGGCCGCGACGTACAACGTCTTCGCCGCCGCCCGGGCGGCCGGGATCAAGCGGGTCGTGTGGGCGTCGAGCGAGACCGTGCTGGGCCTGCCGTTCGACACCCCGCCGCCGTACGCGCCGGTGGACGAGGAGTACCCGCCGCGCCCGGAGTCGACCTACTCGCTGAACAAGACCCTCGAGGAGGAGATGGCGCGGCACTTCTGCCGCTGGGACCCCGAGCTGGTCATGGTCGGCCTGCGCTTCTCCAACGTGATGGACGTCGAGGACTACGCGGGATTCCCCGCCTTCCAGGCCGACCCGCGGTTGCGCCGCTGGAACCTCTGGGGCTACATCGACGCCCGCGACGGCGCCCGGGCCGTCGAGCGGGCGCTCGCCCACAACCGCCCCGGCGCCGACGTCTTCATCATCGCCAACGCCGACACCGTGATGACCAGGTCCAGCGCCGCCCTGATGGCCGAGGTCTACCCGGACGTCGAGATCCGCGGGGAACTCGGCGAACACGAGACGCTGCTGAGCATCGACAAGGCCCGCCGGGTGCTGGGCTACGAGCCGCGACACTCCTGGCGCGACCACGTCGATCCGGCCGGTTGA